In Anopheles gambiae chromosome 2, idAnoGambNW_F1_1, whole genome shotgun sequence, a single window of DNA contains:
- the LOC1276476 gene encoding uncharacterized protein LOC1276476 isoform X3: protein MLPATSRDTDWPAVHGNCVPGQNGGDFQPRKEVHPPEPPPRRYYLPMDKIVSGELEAMLRLFQDTPITPEQQQHHRRLESPGRRSATPSHGGKMQLHERSHSVQGFERPSQQPAPATLLQDGIESKPPLKLKPCTGGRTTPRSALQRHPTVTDVSCIETIDQQQVDAVEANHEFNLNSNTGWNLNIDRRHEPAPCTSGQGKPPKQSYSSAASATPSVTCVAPVAETAVSIGADQLTTNYFDKQADPSTVRFPVASNWSSSDAPTGQRTTAPPCFPVTTTIPPISPPIERQQDHKFDSNVNCTGYHRCWPSVGEFHNYNEKLITDTADEGAVMAVMEGGGPLDTGSTPQPLDERQITENRCQSHSSALNVSNQPNRNWINLNSNQIYHQQQQQQRWPSPRDPVVCQRMSPSEPGGVGLADAYHHRAASVGPGERHGASGQLARETHVAYGTTTTSSTTAYNEHANDNLQRFWPVAAAAAAAGMAAAGAEQHENYQLDCNYDNKSVRSHYRREASSSDNGQLPVEGPAPPPSAYRYVTPSPPLPPYPLAEEPLAPSVPWRPRARSGSSGSSVKINEIFEFPPPPPYPCDCAAGDMTAMAGEEEENQDDELPKVCRSTNVNAAAAAAAPTNTTPDDTGRDCSTSDRSNHRASVNRSPAVNVAVAVNATTFPSTNPSHRDRCQPTVGSGAAGGDNDVNVHPTRCPTRFGSGSPEPTSCTQRDDAQPYRTVTGESFRSPTPPSVPASSNVDVDYFKTNLTADKPRDASANSRAHHHFDHRWAGAPRDKSIDPSPCHSGAENSAPAQSERGTDAVDTPVRPARMISFTDGEFIFGPFDERTLEFGRFELLSDKRGQGAQTPAAPGRTGSTNESLENGAPGDAEWCNLAFVCRTQVRGR from the exons ATGCTACCGGCAACGTCCCGGGACACCGATTGGCCGGCCGTGCATGGCAATTGTGTGCCGGGACAGAACGGTGGCGATTTTCAGCCACGGAAGGAAGTGCATCCCCCAGAGCCGCCGCCGAGACGGTACTACCTGCCGATGGATAAGATAGTGAGCGGTGAGCTGGAAGCTATGCTTCGCTTGTTCCAAGACACACCAATTACAccagaacagcagcagcatcatcgtcgCCTCGAATCACCCGGTCGTCGCAGCGCCACGCCATCTCACGGTGGGAAGATGCAGCTGCACGAGCGCAGCCACTCGGTGCAGGGATTCGAGAGACCTTCGCAGCAGCCCGCACCAGCTACCCTGCTGCAAGACGGCATTGAATCGAAGCCCCCGTTAAAGTTGAAACCCTGCACCGGTGGCCGGACCACACCGAGAAGCGCACTGCAACGCCACCCGACCGTGACGGACGTTAGCTGCATCGAGACAATCGACCAGCAGCAGGTCGATGCGGTTGAGGCGAATCAcgaattcaatttaaattcaaatacgGGCTGGAATTTAAATATTGATCGACGTCACGAACCGGCACCGTGCACCAGCGGGCAGGGGAAACCGCCGAAACAAAGTTACTCCAGCGCTGCCAGCGCCACACCGTCGGTGACGTGTGTCGCTCCCGTGGCGGAGACGGCGGTATCTATCGGGGCCGATCAGCTGACCACTAATTACTTCGACAAACAGGCGGACCCGTCAACGGTACGTTTTCCGGTTGCCAGCAACTGGAGCTCATCGGACGCACCAACGGGCCAGCGTACCACCGCACCACCCTGCTTCCCAGTGACCACCACTATCCCCCCCATTAGTCCACCAATCGAACGACAGCAAGACCACAAATTTGACAGTAACGTCAACTGCACCGGTTACCACCGGTGTTGGCCGTCGGTCGGCGAGTTTCATAATTACAATGAAAAACTAATTACAGACACGGCCGACGAAGGGGCGGTAATGGCGGTAATGGAAGGTGGCGGTCCACTCGACACCGGATCAACACCGCAACCGTTGGACGAGCGTCAGATCACCGAAAACCGATGCCAGTCGCATTCGTCAGCATTAAATGTATCAAATCAACCAAATCGTAATtggattaatttaaattcaaatcaaatttatcaccagcagcagcagcagcaacggtggCCATCTCCAAGGGATCCGGTCGTCTGTCAGCGCATGTCACCGAGCGAGCCTGGCGGAGTTGGGTTAGCCGATGCCTATCATCACCGAGCTGCGTCGGTCGGGCCCGGCGAGCGTCACGGTGCCAGTGGCCAGCTCGCCCGGGAGACACATGTTGCGTAcgggaccaccaccaccagcagcaccacagcGTACAACGAGCACGCTAATGATAACCTTCAAAGGTTCTggccagtagcagcagcagcggcagcagcagggatggcagcagcaggagcagaacAGCACGAGAACTACCAGCTCGACTGTAATTATGATAATAAAAGCGTTCGGAGTCATTATCGCCGTGAAGCATCGTCATCCGACAATGGGCAACTTCCGGTGGAGGgaccggcaccaccaccatcggctTACCGTTATGTGACTCCATCCCCACCGCTGCCACCGTACCCGCTGGCAGAAGAACCGCTGGCACCGTCCGTCCCCTGGCGACCCCGGGCACGCTCGGGAAGTTCCGGTTCGAGCGTAAAAATTAATGAGATTTTCGAATTTCCCCCACCGCCACCGTATCCGTGCGATTGTGCTGCGGGCGATATGACCGCGATGGccggggaggaggaggagaaccAGGACGATGAGCTGCCAAAGGTGTGCCGTAGTACGAATGtaaacgctgctgctgctgctgctgctcctacgAATACTACGCCGGATGACACCGGAAGGGATTGCTCTACAAGTG ACCGCTCCAACCATCGTGCAAGCGTCAACCGTTCACCGGCAGTAAACGTTGCAGTTGCCGTCAATGCGACAACTTTCCCATCAACGAACCCATCGCACCGGGACCGTTGCCAGCCAACGGTTGGCTCCGGTGCCGCTGGTGGTGATAATGATGTCAACGTTCATCCCACCCGCTGCCCAACACGCTTCGGCTCCGGTTCCCCGGAACCGACCAGCTGCACCCAGCGGGACGATGCACAACCGTACCGCACCGTTACGGGCGAATCGTTTCGCTCGCCAACGCCCCCATCCGTACCGGCCAGCAGTAATGTTGatgttgattattttaaaacaaatttaacgGCTGATAAACCACGGGACGCCAGCGCAAACAGCCGGGCGCATCACCATTTCGACCACCGGTGGGCCGGTGCACCGCGGGACAAATCAATCGACCCTTCGCCGTGCCATTCCGGGGCCGAAAATAGCGCACCGGCACAGTCGGAACGCGGCACCGACGCCGTCGACACGCCGGTACGACCAGCGCGCATGATTAGTTTCACCGATGGTGAGTTTATTTTTGGCCCATTCGACGAACGGACGCTGGAATTTGGACGATTTGAATTATTGAGCGATAAACGGGGGCAGGGAGCGCAAACACCTGCCGCCCCCGGTCGGACTGGCAGCACGAACGAGTCACTGGAAAATGGCGCACCCGGGGACGCTGAATGGTGCAACCTTG CCTTTGTGTGCCGCACACAAGTGAGGGGAagatga